The genomic window CTTCCAGTTCAAGAGTATCTGGTGCCATGAATCAGGTTTCTGCTCAAGAATACAGCTTGTTTGTGAGGGCTTTATTTGGGTCGCACTATCATCATGGTAGAAGTTTGACCCACAAAACTCCCTGACATCCTACTAGATGTCAAGGTTGCAAGATATGCGCCTTTTTCACACTTCTACAAATTTAATCAACTATGTGCCTAACTATTCCCACGCAACCCAATTTTCTGTTTTGTCATGCCGCCAGAGCAAGCGATCGCTTGTTCCCCCTGGCTTCCCAAGTCACTCGTGCCGTTTGTTGCCTGGGAGCATTATAAAAACTTTTAATTATACACCCACTTTCTATCCTAAGCTCTATTAAGCTCTATTTTAAAGTTGTTGTCCAATTCTCCTCATTACGAGCGGCGAAGAGAAAGCTGCATCTTGCTATAGTTGATATGAAAATTGTAGAGGTTTGCGTCCTATGGAAGAAAATGCACTGGAAATAGAAGCAATGAGGATACTTGTTGAGTCGCTAATTTCCTATAAAGGAAGTTTGGTAGGCACGCCAGCAGCCTATACTGCTAAAAAAAATCGGAAAGAAAATGAGCGTACCAAAGTTAGTAAGGACATGCTCAATTATGATCAAGTTTTTATTCGGGATTTTATTCCTGTAGCACTTCTGTTTCTTATAAAAGGTGACTTTGAAATTACTATTAATGGAAAATTACAGTTAATCAAGGGCAAAGAAATTGTTAAAAACTTTCTTGAAGTAACATTAGAACTGCATCAGCAAGAAAGGTCAAGCACTTTTTTAAACACCGGGCGAGTTTTGATGCCTGCAAGCTTCAAAATTCTTAAAAAGCAGGGGAAAGAAAAGCTGGAACCTGATTTTGGTCAACACGCGATCGCTAGAGTCACGCCTGTTGATTCTAGCCTCTGGTGGATTATCCTGTTGCGGGCGTATTGGAAAGCAACCGGAAAAACTGCTTTAGTCCATCGAATTGACTTCCAAGAAGGCATCAGGTTAATTTTGGAACTCTGCTTTAGCGATCGCTTCGATCGAGAGCCAACTATCTTAGTACCCGATGGTGCTTGTATGATTGACCGTCGGATGGGTATCTATGGTTATCCTTTAGAAATCCAAGTGCTATTTTATGCTGCCTTGCGTGCTGCTGATGAGCTACTAGATCGGAAAAATCACAGTAATAAAGAACTTATTCCAGAAATCAAGAAACGATTAATCGATCTCGCTAACCATATGCGGGATGAATATTGGATGGATATGGAAGAATTGAATAAAACCTATCAGTACAATGTCGAGGAATATGGAGAAACAGCTATCAATAAGTACAATATATATGCTAACTCCATTCCCTATGCTAATTTAGATGATTGGATACCAGAAGATGGTGGTTATCTAATTGGTAATATTGGCCCTTCGCAAATGGATTTCCGTTTCTTTTCTCTAGGCAACTTGATGGCAATTGTATCTTCTCTAGCCACCAAGGATATGTCAGAAAAAATTATGAAGCTGATCAAAGAACGCAAAAAAGAGCTTCTTGGACAGATGCCCTTTAAAATCTGTTATGCAGCTATAGACGGTCAAGAGTGGAAAATTGTCACGGGCTGCGATCCAAAAAATAGTCCTTGGTCTTATCATAATGGTGGCAGCTGGCCTGTTCTGATGTGGATGTGGGCAGCAGCTGCTCAAAAAGTTGGCGAACAGGAATATTTAAACTTTGCAAGTTCAGCCATTGAACTTGCTGGAAAACGTTTGCAAAAAGATGAATGGCCAGAATACTATGATGGGCATACCGGACATTTAATTGGCAGAGAAGCTAGAAGAAATCAAACTTGGACTTGTGCTGGTTACTTATTAGCAAAAGAACTGATTGGTAAGGATGGTTCAAAGCATTTAAAGTTAATTGGCTTTGATGACTATATAGAGCCTAAGAGCAAGCCGTTATCATCAAGATTGTAGGTATTCCCGTTGGAAAGACACATCTAGAGGCTCTGCCTCATCTTAAATATTTTGAAGAAAAAGAGTGCTTGAAGTGTCAAGGAGATTGTAAAGAAATGGCTGACGAGTTAATAGTATAGCCGGAGGCAGAGCCACCTATTGTAGCATTCCCAGGCTCAGCCTGGGAACGAGAAGTTATCACTTCAAGCGAGGACTTGTTGATAAGCAGCTTTGTATGGATCTAAGCGCACTACCGGGTAAACTGACTCTAACTGAGCCAAAGTTTGAGAATCTCTATAGGCAAATAAGGTGACATCATGACCTCGACGCACCAACTCATCTGCCAGATAGCTAAGTATTAACTCAATACCACCTTAATCCTACGATGCAACTCGTTCCAAGACCGGGGAAATTTGTGCAATCCGTAATTTCATCAGCCATTCCCCAGCAGTGCCATCTGGTAAGTTTTTTCGTACTCGTCCACCATTTTTTGAACGCTAAAACGGCTTAAAACGTAGTCTCGGCAAGTCTGCCGATTTAACTTCATTGCCTCTGGAATTGCTGAAATCATGTCTTCTATGGAGTGGCAAACAAACCCAGTTTTACCATGCGCGATGACTTCTGGCACCGAACCCATTGCGATACCAATCACCGGCGTACCAGTTGCCATCGATTCAATCATCACTAAGCCAAATGGTTCGCGCCAAGTAATCGGGAATAGCGTCACTGTAGCGCCTCCCAGTAGCTGCACCTTTTCCTCGTGGGACACTTCCCCCAAATACTGGATTTGTTCGCCGTCAATCAGCGGTTCCAGAATTTCCTTATAATATTCCCTATCGACTACATCAATTTTGCCAGCCATTTTCAGAGGTAAGCCGATGGCACGGGCAATTTTAATCGCTCCTTCTGGCCCTTTTTCCGGTGAGAGGCGACCAACAAAGGCTAGATAAGTTGGTTGAGAAGGCTTTTCTTGGAAGTAATAGACATCTGGGTCAATGCCGTTGTAGACCGTGTGGATGTAATTTAAACCTAGTTTGGGTTCTCGCTGCGCTTCGCTGATGCTGATATAAGGCTGCCATCTAAATTGCCGGAATATTTTCTCGTTATCCGGCGTAAAGATGCCGTGGGTAGTGTGTACGGTTGGTGTTGTTACAAAAGCAGTATAAGGTAGGGCTGCACAACCGACGTGGGAATGAATAATATCAAAGTGATGCGCCTGTTGATAGACCTGAGAAAGTATCATTTGCTCATAAAGTCCATGCTCCTTAATTTTGGGATCTAACCGCAGTGCCTGCTCATGCACTGATTTAAGCTGAGCAGTCGTGAGGGAATCTCCAGAGGCAAATAATGTGACTTCATGACCGCGTTGAACTAATTCATCTGTCAATAAACTGACAATTAGCTCAATTCCTCCATAGCGAAAGGGTGGTACTCGTTCCCACAGTGGAGCAATTTGGGCAATTCTCATAATACAAACAGGAAGTTGGCGATTTCCAATCTTAGCTTAAATTGCTTATCTTTAGAAACGCCAGAAGCCATGAGTGCAATCAACTTCTATCGCCGCTGGCGATAGGTGTTGCGTCTGGCATTACGAATACTCCAATACAAGTTACTCCACTCTTCTACCAAAGCTTTGAGCATCCACACTGAAAAAGAGCCTAATGCTACTGCAACAGCAACTTGCCATACCACATTCATTGGAGCGCCAGAAATATGAAATATTGCAGAAAAAACTATACCGCCTACTGCTCCAATGATTGCTCCAACAAGGGCATGACGTAACAATTGGAAAATTACAATTAATATTGATTGGAATCCTGAGAAGAAAAAGCTCATAGCCCTAATTACTTCTTCAGCAAATTTTCCCCAGAACAAACTTATAAAAGCTATCCCTGCAAAAATTAAAACTGTATTAATTATCCACATCACCCTTGACCTGTTACTCCTACATTAAACATACTGTGCTTGACTAGGGGGGAAAATGAAGAAGATACAAAGAATTTGCAAAGTTACGGTAAAAGTTTAGCTAAAACTTAGATCGGGAGCAAGGCGCAATTTCAAGTCTAGCTAGGGGAAAGTCAGTAGAAGACTTGAGGTAAATCGCCGTCTCTACAAAAGAGGGTTGAAAAGAGGATGCGATCGCGCCGTAGTTTATGCAGAAGTAGCGCTACTATGAAAAGTTGGGGATTTGTCATAACCTTTGGAAGTCACAAACATTCGCATACTGGCTAGGGGCGCTAAGGCGACACCACAGGGTAGAGGCTTTACTGGACTATCGCTAAGAGCCAATTGATAAAGCGACCCAATTGTAACGAGAATCAGTTTTATTTCCAAGATGGCAAATGCGATGTTAATACAGCAGTAGTTGCTGCGACCCAAAGGCAAATATTTATTAGGAGAAAATTGTCTTTTTAGAAAACCCTCCAGTTTGAAACGCTTCGGTTATGCGTATATATCTTCCCAATGGGGAAAAGATAAATACAGGGAGAAAGCCATGTATCCACATCAAACTGATCGCCAATTAAGCTAAGGGGCGATCTTACACTTTGAGCCAAAGCCAGCATCGCTACGGGATAAATCCGCAACGTTTCCGAGAAAACTGCATTGCACACCCGACGACTATAACTACAAGTATCGTGAGTGCATTTACGGATAGCGATCGCTCTTTTATGCTCAAATACAAATTGCTTTCACAAACTTATACGCTACTAGAAGTTAATTGGGGCGTTGGAGAATGAAGACGTTCGCCCGTGACCATCATCCGCACACTGCCATTGGGAGCTGAAACTAAACCACGGCGTACAGGTTTCACCTCACGATTATCTGCCAGTGCCAGATCAAAGCGTGAAAGCATCTCGGCGAGTACCACTTTCATTTCAAACTGGGCAAAACTTAAACCAATACAGCGCCGACTGCCTCCGCCAAAGGGCAGGTATTCATAAGGTGAAAATTGACGTTCCAGAAAGCGTTCTGGCTTAAACTGCTCTGGTTCCGGGTATAAATCCTCGCGGCGGTGCGTCAGATAAATGGAACCGACTATCACTGTACCCGGAGCGAGTTCGTAACCCATAAGAGTTCGCGCTGCTTTCACCACCCGTGGTAAGAGCAGCATCCCAACCGGGTAAATTCGCAGATCACAGCAGACAGCGTTGAGATAGGGCAGTTTAAAAATAGCGCTGGGGTCTGGGTCATCACCAAGGCTATTGAGTTCCTGTAGTAGCTTCTGGCGCACCGATGGCAGCTTGTGAATCCAGTACAACGCCCAAGCCAAGGCAGTTGCCGTAGTTTCGTGACCTGCCACTAACAAGGTCATCAATTCATCGCGTAACTCCACATCCGTCATCGCCTCCCCCGCTTCGCCACGAGCAGACATTAGCAAGGTGAGAATATCTGTGCGAGATGGGTCGGGGTGCGCTCGGTGTTCCTGAATCTGATCGTAGATGAGTTTGTCAACTTGGTGTCTGCGGCGCACAAACTTTCCCCACGGACTCCAGGCACCTCAATCCTTTTGCAGAGCCGGAAAATAAAGAAAAGCGACACTCAAGGGAGAACTCATGTCATCTAGCATAGCGCTGAGGAGTTGCTCTAGCTAATGACAGGGTGATCCTTCATTTATACCAAACACTGCCTTCAAAATCACCCGCATAGCGATCGCTTGCGTGGATGAACGGACGCAGAACAGTTGACCAATTTTCCACTGGTTAATTACTTGCTTTGTGACATTGCCCATCACCTGTCCGTAGGTTCGCATCCGTTCCCCATGAAAGGGAGGCATTAACAGCTGGCGCCAC from Funiculus sociatus GB2-C1 includes these protein-coding regions:
- a CDS encoding glycosyltransferase family 4 protein, producing MRIAQIAPLWERVPPFRYGGIELIVSLLTDELVQRGHEVTLFASGDSLTTAQLKSVHEQALRLDPKIKEHGLYEQMILSQVYQQAHHFDIIHSHVGCAALPYTAFVTTPTVHTTHGIFTPDNEKIFRQFRWQPYISISEAQREPKLGLNYIHTVYNGIDPDVYYFQEKPSQPTYLAFVGRLSPEKGPEGAIKIARAIGLPLKMAGKIDVVDREYYKEILEPLIDGEQIQYLGEVSHEEKVQLLGGATVTLFPITWREPFGLVMIESMATGTPVIGIAMGSVPEVIAHGKTGFVCHSIEDMISAIPEAMKLNRQTCRDYVLSRFSVQKMVDEYEKTYQMALLGNG
- a CDS encoding glycoside hydrolase 100 family protein, whose amino-acid sequence is MEENALEIEAMRILVESLISYKGSLVGTPAAYTAKKNRKENERTKVSKDMLNYDQVFIRDFIPVALLFLIKGDFEITINGKLQLIKGKEIVKNFLEVTLELHQQERSSTFLNTGRVLMPASFKILKKQGKEKLEPDFGQHAIARVTPVDSSLWWIILLRAYWKATGKTALVHRIDFQEGIRLILELCFSDRFDREPTILVPDGACMIDRRMGIYGYPLEIQVLFYAALRAADELLDRKNHSNKELIPEIKKRLIDLANHMRDEYWMDMEELNKTYQYNVEEYGETAINKYNIYANSIPYANLDDWIPEDGGYLIGNIGPSQMDFRFFSLGNLMAIVSSLATKDMSEKIMKLIKERKKELLGQMPFKICYAAIDGQEWKIVTGCDPKNSPWSYHNGGSWPVLMWMWAAAAQKVGEQEYLNFASSAIELAGKRLQKDEWPEYYDGHTGHLIGREARRNQTWTCAGYLLAKELIGKDGSKHLKLIGFDDYIEPKSKPLSSRL